The following proteins are co-located in the Camelina sativa cultivar DH55 chromosome 12, Cs, whole genome shotgun sequence genome:
- the LOC104730516 gene encoding uncharacterized protein LOC104730516 → MNYEEWACGMKTALCSRKKFGFLDGSIARPADGSSDLEDWWTIQALLISWIRMTIDPVLRSNISHRDVAKDLWDHLKKRFSVTNGPRIQQLKAELASCKQRGLTIESYYGKLNRIWDSIAHHRPLRVCKCGKCDCNLNALQEQDREEDKVHDFLSGLDEVFNTVKSTLVSRMPIQPLEEVYNILRQEEDLRNNVKKEDNVADITAYAVHQRGRVSSSVRVDDGTAVCKHYHRSGHSSDSCFAVVGYPEWWGDHRRSRMVQGRGRGNYSGGSSGGRGRNMTYANVVHVPQMPPPERASYVITDKDRDGVSGLDDKQWERLMKLLNAGGTAGASSSHEKVSGPCFEDDDWCG, encoded by the exons ATGAATTACGAAGAATGGGCGTGTGGTATGAAGACGGCACTCTGTTCTCGCAAAAAATTTGGATTCCTCGATGGATCCATTGCTCGACCAGCTGATGGATCATCCGATCTTGAAGATTGGTGGACCATTCAGGCGCTGCTAATCTCCTGGATCCGGATGACCATTGATCCGGTGTTGCGTTCCAATATTTCTCACCGAGACGTAGCCAAAGATTTATGGGATCACTTGAAGAAACGGTTCTCCGTTACCAATGGTCCCCGTATTCAGCAACTCAAAGCGGAATTGGCTTCGTGCAAGCAACGAGGACTTACCATCGAGAGCTACTATGGCAAATTGAACCGGATCTGGGATAGCATTGCACATCACAGGCCATTGCGTGTGTGCAAGTGTGGGAAGTGTGACTGCAATCTCAACGCATTGCAGGAACAAGATCGAGAGGAAGACAAGGTTCATGACTTTCTCTCGGGTCTTGATGAAGTCTTTAACACGGTGAAGTCGACTCTGGTTTCACGTATGCCGATTCAACCTTTAGAGGAAGTGTATAATATTCTTCGTCAAGAGGAAGATTTGAGGAACAATGTTAAAAAGGAGGATAATGTGGCTGACATCACCGCCTATGCGGTCCATCAACGGGGTCGCGTTTCTTCATCCGTTCGTGTTGATGATGGAACAGCCGTGTGTAAACACTACCACCGTAGTGGTCATTCATCGGATAGTTGTTTTGCTGTTGTGGGTTATCCAGAGTGGTGGGGTGATCACCGAAGGAGTCGCATGGTACAAGGACGAGGTCGTGGAAATTATTCTGGTGGTTCATCGGGTGGCCGTGGTCGTAACATGACTTATGCCAATGTGGTTCACGTGCCTCAAATGCCACCTCCAGAACGTGCAAGTTACGTAATCACCGATAAAGATCGTGATGGTGTTAGTGGACTTGACGACAAACAATGGGAGCGTCTCATGAAGCTTCTCAATGCTGGAGGAACTGCTGGAGCAAGCTCTAGTCATGAAAAGGTTTCGG GACCGTGCTTCGAGGATGATGATTGGTGCGGGTAA